Genomic window (Rosa chinensis cultivar Old Blush chromosome 6, RchiOBHm-V2, whole genome shotgun sequence):
atagctaaaattTATAATAGATAGCTACTTAGGAGTTTGGTGCAGCTgccaaaatagataaaaagctaaacatgctccccaaaatagctaaggagccaaaatagagagtctgctaaagatactCTGAGACTTTAACCGCTTTACTTAGGTGTAATAGTATGGGCTATCTATTCGAACTGTAACTGCTTTACTTATATGAGACCTTATTttacttaggtgattgacggagagtgtTATGCACTATCTCGGTTGTGAGAAAAGACGCAgagggatttagaggtgagtaaatctcatgaggttcatttatgaacggagttactttattatttgaaattatttgttaaattgtgaaattgttttcgaaaataaatttttgttttaaattatatgaacttgatcgtctaCGGTttataggtaagtaaaatgaagttttattataaaatGAATTTTCACGAGTTTTGTAGTCGTGAATTGTAGTTGATATTAGTGGcatccctgagtggatgactacgtgtgtgtgtgtgtatatatatatttatgtgaaatatatacatCTTGGTGGAATTGTGTGTGTAGTTCACTATCATTGTGCAAtgtgatgttgaggaaaataaatgattttAGAAAGAAAAGACAGTTTTTTTTCGGCTTTGAGTTTTTAAAGAAGTATGTATGATTTTGGTGATGGTTTTGAGTTGAGGAAACAATATttgggaaatgattttgttattgttttgaggttgttggagatgaggaaATAATTTTATGTGACAACCACTGTGTTGATCTGTGAGATGATATGCTTGATGATTTTGTGTAAATGATGTGGGTTGTTGTTGAGTGATTGGTGTTATTAATGGATGATTGTGTATTGTTTTCTAGATTATTTCTATTATTTAATTGCTTGTTTTCTTTCGTAATCttctgaactaaattatatgaagggattactgttttctgaattgattggttttaatgtaatctcttgaactaaacCATATGcatggattactatgatttctatcgattgattttaatgtagtctcctgaactaaactatatgcagggattattatgattttgaattttacGCTTTTTGGTGATCTTTTGAATTAATTTTCTATACAGGGATTACTGGTTTTATTTAGTTTATTCTGTGAGTGCAGTTGTGGATGAGACTCGTAGTGAGTTCATAAATGTTTTATCACGTCATTATGGTGATAAATGCTTCCTGTCGAGAGAAAAGAAGAGTGATTTCTTTGATTTGTTGTTGAGCTttcaaatgatttgatttttcatGGTGGTGACTTgtgttttccttaaaaagaaaaggattttgcTTTTGGAGataatcattgtgttgatttgttgtccttgAGTCGGAAATGTGTTTTGTAGTTATTAGAGTTAACTCACACGagtttgcaaaagcttaccgggtttgttgtttcaccctggtgcactattccatagtgtaagggttattgtgcaggtcaaAGTAAccgtcgtcgaagctgaggttTTATCACTGTCATAGCTTGCACGTGGAACTGTACTTCTGGTTTTAGTCTTCTGCTGTTTACtgagtgtgtttacttattgaattgttcttcagtttaatttgtaaactctctgtaatgtaatatgtgactcaaaagaacgagtcggtataaACATTTGTGAGTTcggtttgttttgttgcttagtttaaatgaaaatttttcatAATGTTCTTTTgggcttgttaagttatcgcgtttcggattcgaatttctttatttgaaatTCAGGGCGTGACATCCAAAGACTCTAAGATTTATAATAATTCCTCGTATATGAACCAAATATTGCCAAACTCTAGAAGTAAGACATAGTGGGAAAGTTGGCATTAGTGTATTATGGCTCCGCGTGAGCATTATCTTTCCAGTATGTCGCCAAAattgtaaagcaaatagagtggtcagtcgtgcactctttgctaaatGGTGcgtgttagaatacatagaatTAGTTgagactcctgatattatttcgggacGTTCTCTTCAGGCTTATTGTCATATGGGGTTtaggctctatgtccccccccctgtattctatggtttcattaTTGGTTATGGCTTAAAGGCAGCCGTTTTGGCCTTacctcaaaaaaaagaaaaaagtaagaTAGTTCTATCGATTACTTTAGTCACTTTTTAATGAGAAAACTGATATCATCAAGTCTTTTATACCAATACCAAATTGGTGCCCTTATAGTTTGAagagtttctattttctttattGTATTGTAGGCGATCTCTTCATCAACAAAAGAGAAATAGTATACTACAATTGCTTCtgtataatcagatttgctcacctaagggacagttttaaagGATTGTGAGAGACAAATGCATCTTaatcacatgtattaaatataaaagcagaaattataataatttaaaattgtgcatttattttcaaccATGAGATTTACTTGttcctcacagtcccttaaaaactgtcttTTAAGTGAGCAGGTCTTTCTGTATAATAAAGAAGACTATATGAAGCCGTTAGAGGACAATTTAGCTCATTTTTTTTATACCCTAAACTAACTATAAAACAGCTCATAAAGAAGCAATAATTGTACTTGCTCAAACTAGTGAAATTTATTGTGTTAAAAAGGGGATCATGTTACAACCAATTTACTACTGGACTTTCCAATAGTACAACTCATcatatttacttatttagtGAGTTTGCATCTAACCATTTTGAAATGAGGGGTCTACAACTAAATCAAAAATGATTTCCATGAACTTTGTTTGTTTCCATCAACAATTaacttaattttcaattaagtATTTTTGACATGCATGTAAtcgctttttttgttttttaataatGTTTGCAATAATATAACTCGATGTCTTGACTCTTGACTGTGTCACTAGATTAAAATAATGGTaatttcaaaaatatatatatatataagttagaAGCGAGAATCCAAGATTGAAATAATATGGCGGAGATAAAGACGAATTAGTGAAAACCAATATAGTAAACAAAGCGGTACAAATACAGACAACAATGGGTTGTATTCTTTTGACCGTTTATGCGCTGTAACTTTGACACGTGCCAACTCTGCAGCGCACTTTTTACTGGTTCATCAAATCTGATGAGAGCTTCTTCACCCTCTGTTTACCCCTCTCACTCCTCCGCACGTGTGGGCGTCTCTCACTCACACGCTTCCAGAGCTCCACCCGAAACCAACTCTATATATACTTCCCCTAAACACTCGCTCCTCCATTCAGAGTTTCAAACTCGCAACCAACTCACAGCGACAACGGGGAAAAATTAAAGCCTTTCTCCGAGTCCCTAAaccccaacaacaacaacaactccggcttcctctctcctcctcctcctccggtcGCCGGCGGCGTGCAGCAGCCATCTCCTTCACCGAGTTTATACGATGGATGTCCGAAGGCGATCGGCGATGGAGCAGCCCACTAGGGGAGCTGGCGGCAGGCCGGTGAAAATGAAAGTGAAGATGGTCGATCAAAACGACGCCGTTAAGGCCTCCGACGCGTTGCCGCTGCCTATGTACCTGACAAATGCGGTCTTCTtcactctcttcttctccgTCGTCTACTTCCTGCTCACTCGCTGGCGCGAGAAGATCCGCACCTCCACTCCTCTCCACATGGTCAATCTGTCTGAGATTGTAGCCATCCTTGCCTTCGTAGCCTCCTTCATCTACCTCCTCGGCTTCTTCGGCATCGATTTCGTCCAGTCCTTGATTCTCCGGCCCAGTCAAGACGTTTGGGCCGCCGAGGATGACGAGGAGGACATTATTCTCAAGGAGGATGCCCGCAAAGTGCCTTGTGGCCAGGCCCTTGATTGTTCAATTCCCAAAATTGCTCCAATCGCTCCACTGAAACCTGCTCTTAAAGTTGCACAGAAGGTGTTTGATAAAGAGGTGGTGAGCGAGACCACGCCGCCTACCGCAGAGGACGAAGAGATCATCAACGCTGTGGTGGCTGGAACCATTCCCTCGTACTCACTCGAGACAAAGCTCGGCGATTGCAAGAGGGCAGCTTCTGTCAGGCGTGAGGCTTTGCAGAGAGTTACAGGCAAGTCTCTTGAGGGTTTGCCATTGGATGGATTCGATTACGAGTCAATTCTGGGTCAATGCTGTGAGATGCCAGTCGGATATGTCACCATCCCTGTTGGAATTGCTGGCCCTATTATGCTCGATGGAAGAGAGTTCTCAATCCCTATGGCCACAACTGAAGGTTGCTTGGTGGCCAGTACCAACCGCGGTTGCAAAGCCATCAACCTGTCCGGTGGAGCTGCCAGTGTGCTGTTGAAAGATGGAATGACCAGAGCACCTGTTGTCAGATTCAACTCGGCTAAGAGAGCTGCTGAGTTGAAGTTCTTCATGGAAGACCCTGAGAATGCCGACACCATAGCCACCCTTTTCAACAAATCAAGCAGATTTGGTAGACTTCAATCAGTTAACTGTGCCGTTGCTGGGAAGAACCTGTACATGAGGTTCTGCTGCAGCACTGGTGATGCTATGGGGATGAACATGGTGTCTAAAGGTGTTCAAAACGTTCTCGATTTCCTCCAGAGTGACTTCCCTGACATGGATGTCATTGGCATTTCTGGTAACTACTGCTCAGACAAGAAGCCTGCTGCTGTCAACTGGATCGAAGGCCGTGGCAAGTCGGTGGTCTGTGAGGCTGTGATCAAGGGAGACATAGTGACGAAGGTGTTGAAAACCAAGGTGGCGGCTTTGGTGGAGCTCAACATGCTCAAGAACCTTACTGGTTCCGCCATTGCTGGTGCTCTGGGTGGTTTCAATGCACATGCCAGTAACATTGTTTCGGCCGTGTACCTTGCCACGGGTCAAGACCCTGCTCAGAACATTGAGAGTTCTCACTGTATCACCATGATGGAAGCCATCAATGATGGCAAGGATCTTCACGTCTCTGTCACCATGCCGTCCATTGAGGTTGGTACCGTAGGAGGAGGGACCCAACTTGCATCCCAGTCAGCATGTTTGAACTTGCTTGGAGTGAAGGGTGCTAACAGAGAGGCACCAGGAGCGAACGCAAGGCAATTGGCCAGTGTTGTAGCTGCGTCGGTTCTTGCCGGAGAGCTTTCACTTATGTCTGCTATCGCTGCTGGTCAGCTCGTTAGGAGCCACATGAAGTACAACCGATCCAGCAAAGATGTCTCAACAATGGTTTCTGCTTAAGAGCTACAACACTCCAAAGTGCCTTTCAGGGTTCAAATGCCTCCAGACTTGAATCACTTGATGGTGTAAGACAGTTCAACAAAATAACGCTATATAAATGGACTGTCAATTTGGCATGGAGAAAGAAGATTGGAAAATAATGAACAGACAATACATAGCAGGGCTAGTCAAGAAAGATTGTACTAtttgttctttctttgttcaacttctttcctttatttatttttatgtcgtGTAAGAGACTTTGGGCAAAAATTCTGTAaaatgttgatgatgatgaaaaagGTTTAGTTTCACTTTTTACAAGTGCTATACACGGTGTTCAGTGATTCAACCTTTATTTTTTTCAGTTCATAATTAAACACGGCATGTTATGTATGGGATTCAGTTGCCGAGTCTCCCTTATTCAATTTAGTCTCCTGTCATTTGTGAGTTGAAAGTTCATGTGATGCTTGCAGGTAATAATAGTATGGGGAAGAACAGCTCTTGCTAGCCTTTGCTGTGAATCTTAATAAACTCAGCTCATCAAAGTATGTCCCTTCTTTTttgtcttctatttttttttttctctcaacttTGATCTGTTTCTGTCATTTCTTTTAACATGTTCATTGCTATTCTCACGTGTATGCATGTTTATGAAAATGTGAAGCTGTTTCACACCTTATTTTAGCTGGTATTGAATTTTTGGGATTTGGATCTTATGCTACATGGATCACAATTGTACCAGATAAATCAGATGTGTAAGTGGAACCCACTTTGTTTGTAATATGGACACAATCGGGACCACTTTTGTTGGTATCCCTGATTATGCTTTCTGGTTGACAACAATGTTTTCTGGTTCTGGCTTTCCACATTGCATGCATCTTGGTAATAATTTGTTCATGAGATGTCAGATAGCTtgggaacttttttttttttttttagtttttgaaaGTAGGAGATTATACAGAACACCTTTTGTCTTTGTTATAGACTAATAAATAGAGAACTTCATGGATCCAAATGATATAGGTGATCGATAATTCGAGATTAGCTACGCTCACATGTCTGCCAACATTGTCTTCGAGTATCTGGGAAGATATGATCTTGAATATTTTAGTTTCTGTGGTTGAGGCCTAGAGCTTTCTGCAATATTATATGCGAGTTGCTTTAACATATCAAGTTCCCTGGATCCAGATCATTGTTaatataaagtttttttttttattattctaaGATGTGTTCACATATATTTTTGCAGAAACCAAGTCCAACTAGAATGAGTCTGTTCTCTTGAACCTCAATGCTTTAGATATTCATAAGGTTCATTGTGGTCTATTTTAGCTGAGAGATTAGGTATGCTGCTCTTGCGTTTAGGATAGTACTAAGAAACAGGTAGCAGAATTACATGTGGCTATAATTGGTTGAGTGGACTGGTTGTATTCACAGATTGATGATATAGTTTCACAGATTAATGATATAGTtgtgacaaaaaagaaaaagaaaaaaagattaatGATACAGTTTggtttctgtttctgttttgctttcttgctttgtttttctctttctgGCCTTCTGGCCTCTGTGTTCTGCTATTGTATAATCAAAAGTAGAatttcatacctccaaaattggcaaTTAGACCTCCTTACTTATTagacctctaatttactttttgaaATATGCAATATGCTAACTACACCTCCCTAATTTCCCTAAAATATCCTCAAAGCAATTCACATCAAGAACAGTTCATTTGCCCATTCACCACCAATAAAGCATGCATCTAAAACTTGAAAAAACTCTTCATAAGAACAGTTTTGCATACATGCGATTCTTTATGTGTATAATATGATATCTATCACAATGAAAAGTCTAAGAGAGTTCCATTTCTCAAGAAGGTTGGATTGTAATTCCAGTAATTGCAATACACTAAACTAAAGCCTAGAAAGCAATTAATAGATTTGGACAATCACCGAATAATTTTAATGCCATCTCTGTTGAAGATGTCAATTTTGCTTCTTGATGATAGATTGATACCACCAAATTACAAATTTATTATGGAAAAAAATAAACCAACAATTTTGACACACTATTGATAgaaagaataaaagagaaaactgtAGAAGATGAAACTGAAAAGTTTTTAAGCATTACCTGGTACAAAAATTCCAGAACGATGATTGTTCCTAATtactaaattttcattttttttcccgtGAATTTTGATGTATAAATTAGGGTTAAATGTTAGAAGAGATGGAGAAAGTAAAATTGttatgtattttgaaatatcatTAGAGAGACTTtgattaaaacaaataatatgAGGAAGACGTTGTATTGAACAAATTGGAGGTAACATCTCTTGGCTAACTATGAAGATTACATGCAAAAGGAACACTATTTGTTGAACAAGAAAAGGAATAGTTTTTTATTTCCCCTtatgttttctctctcttttgtgtCCGTGTTTTAGTCATTTTgaatgagttgacaaagtcaattatCATTCTAAAGAGATCTAAATGCTAATTATGGAAGTATGAATAGAACCACccaaagagaaggaaaaaaaaaaaaaaaaagattaaccATGTAGTTGGGGACTAAATCAGAAATAAGGAAGCAGAGAGAATATTTTTAAGTATTGCCAAATGGTAGGATTGCCTCTACCTAAACATTTTCTCTAAAGGGAAGTAATAATGGGTTGAATAGATTGGATTGGTAGCTGTCTCTTCATTAGCCAAACAATTTCCTAATCAGTATGGGGCACAGAAATTAATGATTTTAGGTGGAATATTATGGCATCATTAATTCTTTCTTATCTTTTTCGGGATGAAATCAGCTATTTTAAATTTCTGTGTTTCAATTCTATCCCCTTAACATGATTTGTCCACAGAGattaaaaaatagaacaaaagattaacaaaatatatttttaatcTCTGCGGACCAATCATGTTGATGGAACATAATTGAGATAAAATAACAGCAACAACTGATTTCATCCCATCTTTTTTAGCAGAGAAAATAAAAgttgttttgtttgcttgacTCAGTTTCTTAACGACAAAAGTTTTTAGGATTCAATGATATCTCATCTGAtttcaaagttttatttatttatttatttattttttgtttaaattataACTTAAAATTCTTAATACAACTAtatttaaaattgaaagtagataaaGCTGAAAGTGGCAGCTTTTTCGCCCAAGTAGTAGGAGTAGTCGACTTGTGGCCAAGATTTGCATCAGTGTCGGCAACAAAATTTGTTTCCCAAGGATCAAAGTTTTTGGTTATGGAATACCGGTTGGATAGTCATAAaaccttttgttttttgttttttgtttttttttttatttcactaAGATATATGTCATTCTTAGTTTGTtaagcaactccaacagtttctctataatttttgtattatagggaaacaaaagtcaaaactttagcctctttttcttctccaactccaacagattccttattttacaacaatctcaaaaatctccatattattccttaaaattttagagtttgctgtaaatatagggaatttggttttctctttcctcactttccctaaaatagggatagttatagggaatctgttggagcaaaagagacttatttttccctaaagtagagaaaaatcaaaatatagggaatctgttggagttgcttgtAGAGCAACttcaacagcttccctataatttttgtattatagggaagcaaaagtcaaagctttagttattttttcttctccaactccaacagattccctattttgcagcaatctctaaaatctccataattcttccttaaattttagagattgctgtaaatttagggaatttggttttctctctcttcattatctctaaaatagagatggttatagggaatctgttggagcaaaagagacaCATTCTTCCCTAAAATATagtaaaatcaaaatataaagaagctgttggagttgctcttagctGCTAAAACATAAAGTTATCTCACATAATAACAAAGTCTGGTTACACTAGGCAGGATATGGTAGTAAAACCTCTAATCCTTCATTTTCCACTCGTAAATTTGCAAGGTGGGTCTGTCTCTTCACATGCACGATGAGGCTGTAATCGAGGAAAACGTTGATGTGTAGATTATTGGCTTTGGCACTGGCCTGGTTCATTCGTTTAACAGCTTTCGTGTTTTGAATTTGAGTGGCTATCTAAAAGTTCTCCACCCAAGTGAGTCATAAGAATTATAAAGTGGTGCATACAAATTGTCGTTTGGGACTGAGAAATGTCAGTTATGGCTGGCTGCTGCTTCTGCAGGCGAG
Coding sequences:
- the LOC112170031 gene encoding 3-hydroxy-3-methylglutaryl-coenzyme A reductase 1 translates to MDVRRRSAMEQPTRGAGGRPVKMKVKMVDQNDAVKASDALPLPMYLTNAVFFTLFFSVVYFLLTRWREKIRTSTPLHMVNLSEIVAILAFVASFIYLLGFFGIDFVQSLILRPSQDVWAAEDDEEDIILKEDARKVPCGQALDCSIPKIAPIAPLKPALKVAQKVFDKEVVSETTPPTAEDEEIINAVVAGTIPSYSLETKLGDCKRAASVRREALQRVTGKSLEGLPLDGFDYESILGQCCEMPVGYVTIPVGIAGPIMLDGREFSIPMATTEGCLVASTNRGCKAINLSGGAASVLLKDGMTRAPVVRFNSAKRAAELKFFMEDPENADTIATLFNKSSRFGRLQSVNCAVAGKNLYMRFCCSTGDAMGMNMVSKGVQNVLDFLQSDFPDMDVIGISGNYCSDKKPAAVNWIEGRGKSVVCEAVIKGDIVTKVLKTKVAALVELNMLKNLTGSAIAGALGGFNAHASNIVSAVYLATGQDPAQNIESSHCITMMEAINDGKDLHVSVTMPSIEVGTVGGGTQLASQSACLNLLGVKGANREAPGANARQLASVVAASVLAGELSLMSAIAAGQLVRSHMKYNRSSKDVSTMVSA